Genomic segment of Desulfonatronum thiosulfatophilum:
AACCGCATATCTCATGTCTTGCATGGCTTCTCCACATCGGGAGGGGGGTCAATTCTTGGTGGCGCTAGGGGGTCAATTTATCCTGTCGTCTGACATATACTGCTCGATGATGGGCAAATGAGCGACGTTGGCCGGCGATATCAGCTAATGTACGATTTACGTCTATAACACCCGCAATTCGCAGACTCGTCGGAAGTGGTAGCCGTAGATGGCCAGGGTCACGGCCAGGGGCAGGGATTTTGGCCGTCGGAGCAGGGTCCAGAAGAACAGTTTCCAGTAGTGGAACCGTTCCTGACCCAGGATGCCGAGGTGGATGATGGACCGGAACAGCGCCCGCAGGCTTTCGGAGACGCGCCGGATTTGCAATGGATTCTTGGTTCTCGGCAGGTTGTACTCCCGCAAAAAGGTGATCACCCGCTGATAGTACGCCTCGGGGGAGTAGATGTTCTTCAAAATGTCCTTGTACCCCTCGCGCAGCGACTCCAGGGTCATGGCCGGCAGGATGTTCGTGGTTCCGTCCACGTTGTCGCCGGAAATGCCTTCCCGCAACCGCCCGGCCTGCTTGAGCCTAGTGTAAAGCTTGGTTCCGGGAGGGGCCTGGAGCAGACCGACCATGGCGGTGGTGATGCCGCTTTGCTGGATGAAATCCACAAGGCGGGTGAAAACGGCCGGCTCGTCGTTGTCAAAGCCGACGATGAACCCTCCCTGGACCTGGATCCCGAACCGCTGGATCCGCTTCACGTCCCGGATCAGATCGCGATGGATGTTCTGCCCTTTGCCGCACTCGGCCAGGCTGGCCTCGTTGGGCGTTTCAATGCCGATAAACACGGTATCGAATCCCGCCTCGACCATCATGGCCAGCAGATCTTCGTCGTCAGCCAGGTTGATGGACGCCTCGGTGCCGAAGGGCATGCCCTTCTTGCCTTTTCGCCAGTTGATCAGCGCGGGCAGCAGCTCGGTTTTGAGCCGCCGCTTATTCCCGATCAGGTTGTCGTCCACGAAAAAGATTCCGCCCCGCCATCCGTTGGCATAGAGGCTGTCCAACTCGGCGATCATCTGAGATGCGCTCTTGTTGCGCGGCTTGCGACCCAGCAGGGCCGTGATGTTGCAGAAGTCGCAGTTGAACGGACACCCTCGGGAGTACTGGACGCTCATACTCGCGTACTCTTTCAACTCCAGTAGGTCCCACCGCGGAATGGGCGTCTGTTCGATATCGGCGAAGGCATCCGAGGAGTAGACTCGCCTGGCTCGTCCTTGAGCCTGGTCGCGCAAAAAATCGGGCAGGGTCAGCTCGGCCTCATTGAGCACAAAATGATCCACCTCGGGGAAGTGTTCATGCTCCACCGTGAACAGCGGCCCGCCGGCAATGACCAGCAGGCCGGCGTCCTTGCACAACCTGATCGCCCTGCGCGATGATTCCCGCTGCACGGTCATGGCGCTGATTAATGCGTATTCAGCCCAGTGCAGATCATCCAGGGACAATTCCCGGATATTCAAATCCACCAGGCGCAGGTTTCAGTTTTCCGGAAGCATGGCCGCGATGGTCACGAGTCCCAATGGCGGCGAAGAGACTTTTTTGTCTATGAACTTCAAGGCGTGCTTGAAGCTCCAGAATGTATCCGGAATTTCGGGATAGACCAGCAGGACGTTCACGGTGCGCGGTGATGATGCAGGAGTCATGGCAATTGCTCGGCTGATTTGTGGAAAGTTCACTGGATGCCTCGCGTTCGCGGGTAGGACTGATTCGGAGGCAGCATGGAAACAAGTCACTTCCCGCGAAGGCGAATCCAGATTCGGAATGATTCCTCATCCAGACCTCACTGTCGAAATGGGGACACGTTCAGAAAGTAATATTCCCAAGAACTACTCAGCTCATCCGAGTAAAAGCGGCCTTGATACCCGCGTTCGCGGGTATGACTGACCCGGAGACGGCTTTAAACAACAAGTCATTCCCGCGAAGGCGGGAATCCAGGTCATGCTTGCCTCAAGTTTTGAAAGCAACCTTTTCCTGCTGTGAGGCTGAGTAGTTACATTCTCATATTCAATAATATGACTTTGTTTGAATGCGTCTGTAGGGGAATCCGCTTATTGAACGCGAGGAAAAATCCCGAAAGACGGGAGAAACCCCCGGGTGGGGATTTGCAATGGGGGTAGGAAACGGTGAGCAGTATTTTGATGGGAATGGCGTGGAACGGACCCTGATGATCGTCAATCTAGTCGGTCGTGATCTCTTTGAGCAAGTCAGGGTGACGGTCAAGCACCTTTAGGAGTTTGACCAGGGCCAGTGGCGGCTTTGTCTTTCCGGTTTCGTACCGCGAAAAGGCATTGACCCCGCCGCCGAAAATCATGGCCGCCTCACGTTGATCCAGGGCAAGCTTTTTGCGCACATTGGCGATGAACACAGGGTCGATACTCGAGGCATTAACCTGCTTGTTGAACTCCGAGATCGCGGAACTGACCCGCCTCGATTCGTCGGCATCCAAAAGTACCTCGCCACAGCCCGGACAAAAGTCGCCCGTCACGTTCTGGATCACGGTTGACTCGCCCTTGTAGGTGTAGGGCCTGTCGCGGGTGTCGTGGATCATCTCCATGGCATCGCAAAGTGGACATTTCATGATCACAACTCCTTGAAAGATACGATGAGTACGTTTTCAACAA
This window contains:
- a CDS encoding B12-binding domain-containing radical SAM protein — encoded protein: MDLNIRELSLDDLHWAEYALISAMTVQRESSRRAIRLCKDAGLLVIAGGPLFTVEHEHFPEVDHFVLNEAELTLPDFLRDQAQGRARRVYSSDAFADIEQTPIPRWDLLELKEYASMSVQYSRGCPFNCDFCNITALLGRKPRNKSASQMIAELDSLYANGWRGGIFFVDDNLIGNKRRLKTELLPALINWRKGKKGMPFGTEASINLADDEDLLAMMVEAGFDTVFIGIETPNEASLAECGKGQNIHRDLIRDVKRIQRFGIQVQGGFIVGFDNDEPAVFTRLVDFIQQSGITTAMVGLLQAPPGTKLYTRLKQAGRLREGISGDNVDGTTNILPAMTLESLREGYKDILKNIYSPEAYYQRVITFLREYNLPRTKNPLQIRRVSESLRALFRSIIHLGILGQERFHYWKLFFWTLLRRPKSLPLAVTLAIYGYHFRRVCELRVL
- a CDS encoding type II toxin-antitoxin system MqsA family antitoxin, which translates into the protein MKCPLCDAMEMIHDTRDRPYTYKGESTVIQNVTGDFCPGCGEVLLDADESRRVSSAISEFNKQVNASSIDPVFIANVRKKLALDQREAAMIFGGGVNAFSRYETGKTKPPLALVKLLKVLDRHPDLLKEITTD